Proteins from a genomic interval of Chelonoidis abingdonii isolate Lonesome George chromosome 7, CheloAbing_2.0, whole genome shotgun sequence:
- the C1QTNF2 gene encoding complement C1q tumor necrosis factor-related protein 2 isoform X2 — translation MPGPQGPPGPQEHQGSRNNWANGVSREGWKRWQRRGEREHGEEGPQGQTGNPGKPGPKGKAGAIGKAGPRGPKGIKGNHGKNGVQGKKGPKGKKGDTGMPGPCSCDTKKAKSAFSVAVTKSYPRERLPIKFDKILMNEGGHYNASSGKFICSIPGIYYFTYDITLANKHLAIGLVHNGQYRIKTFDANTGNHDVASGSTIISLKQDDEVWLQIFYSEQNGLFYDPYWTDSLFTGFLIYADQDYLNEI, via the exons ATGCCAGGGCCACAGGGCCCTCCTGGCCCCCAGGAGCACCAGGGCTCCAGGAACAATTGGGCGAATGGGGTTTCCAGGGAAGGATGGAAAAGATGGCAAAGACGGGGAGAACGAGAGCATGGAGAGGAAG GTCCCCAAGGCCAAACTGGAAACCCAGGCAAACCAGGACCAAAGGGGAAAGCAGGCGCCATCGGCAAAGCAGGTCCACGAGGTCCAAAGGGTATTAAAGGAAATCATGGGAAAAATGGAGTGCAAGGGAAAAAAGGACCCAAAGGGAAAAAGGGCGATACCGGAATGCCAGGACCATGCAGCTGTGACACCAAAAAAGCCAAATCTGCCTTTTCAGTCGCAGTCACCAAAAGCTACCCAAGAGAGAGGCTGCCCATCAAATTTGACAAGATCCTTATGAATGAAGGAGGGCACTACAATGCTTCCAGTGGGAAATTTATATGCAGCATTCCTGGTATTTACTACTTCACTTATGACATCACTTTGGCCAATAAACACTTGGCCATTGGGTTGGTCCACAATGGGCAATACAGAATAAAGACTTTTGATGCCAACACTGGTAACCATGATGTGGCCTCTGGATCAACCATTATTTCCCTGAAGCAGGACGATGAGGTGTGGTTGCAGATCTTTTACTCGGAACAAAATGGGCTCTTTTATGATCCCTACTGGACAGACAGTTTATTTACTGGCTTTCTTATATATGCTGACCAGGATTATCTCAATGAAATATAG